The Vicia villosa cultivar HV-30 ecotype Madison, WI linkage group LG1, Vvil1.0, whole genome shotgun sequence genome includes a region encoding these proteins:
- the LOC131644715 gene encoding small ribosomal subunit protein eS17-like: MGRVRTKTVKKSSRQVIERYYSRMTLDFHTNKKILEEVALIPTKRLRNKIAGFSTHLMKRIQKGPVRGISLKLQEEERERRMDFVPDVSAIRTDHIEVDKETLDMLAALGMSEIPGVVQVDPVPVQAIPFGRGAAAAGGAGGRRF; this comes from the coding sequence ATGGGTCGTGTCAGAACCAAAACCGTGAAAAAATCCTCCAGACAAGTCATCGAGCGTTACTACTCCCGCATGACCTTGGATTTTCACACCAACAAGAAAATCCTCGAGGAAGTCGCACTCATTCCCACCAAGAGACTCCGCAACAAGATCGCCGGATTCTCAACTCATCTCATGAAGAGGATTCAGAAGGGACCTGTTCGTGGAATCTCGTTGAAGCTACAGGAGGAAGAGCGCGAGAGGCGTATGGATTTCGTTCCGGATGTGTCTGCTATTAGGACTGATCATATTGAGGTTGATAAGGAGACGCTGGATATGCTTGCTGCTCTTGGTATGTCCGAGATTCCAGGGGTTGTGCAGGTGGATCCGGTTCCTGTTCAAGCCATTCCTTTCGGTCGTGGCGCTGCAGCGGCTGGGGGAGCTGGTGGAAGGAGGTTTTGA